One Cydia fagiglandana chromosome 11, ilCydFagi1.1, whole genome shotgun sequence genomic region harbors:
- the LOC134668956 gene encoding transcription initiation factor IIA subunit 1, translating into MIPVHNSEYTNYIKMTSSQLSVIKLYNTVVDDVIAGVRDCFLDDGVDEQVLQELKQLWKTKLTDSGALDPPPLEPAMPPPPVLQNFQKANGSNAIQKRIPDAHMAQSSSHQSSGAEHGAPGPNLAGTHPHVLDPSNKVPVQLTLPAQPGVPGSQPRSFTIQIPASALNGNKLHQVLTGPIINATISLPQPLAATLLQQHINSALAAQQNEFDGGGGGRSGAAPFSLDGALDSSDDEGSNGGEGSDDAAGDDDDDEESGEEPAEEEEEERDEDGGAEEEPLNSGDDVSDEEPGDMFDTDNVVVCQYDKITRSRNKWKFYLKDGIMNLAGKDYVFQKANGDAEW; encoded by the coding sequence ATGATACCAGTACACAACTCTGAGTACACCAATTATATCAAGATGACGTCGAGTCAACTGTCCGTTATTAAACTTTACAATACCGTAGTAGATGACGTTATAGCCGGAGTGCGCGACTGTTTCTTAGATGACGGTGTGGATGAGCAAGTGCTGCAGGAGTTAAAACAGTTATGGAAGACCAAATTGACTGACAGTGGCGCGTTGGACCCGCCTCCATTGGAACCGGCGATGCCACCGCCACCAGTgttacaaaattttcaaaaagcAAATGGGAGCAATGCGATACAAAAACGTATTCCGGATGCGCATATGGCGCAGAGCTCGAGCCATCAAAGTTCAGGCGCAGAGCATGGAGCACCAGGCCCCAACTTGGCCGGCACACATCCTCACGTTTTAGACCCCAGCAATAAAGTTCCAGTGCAATTGACGCTTCCGGCGCAGCCTGGTGTCCCCGGATCGCAACCACGTTCTTTTACTATTCAAATTCCAGCCTCTGCTCTAAATGGTAACAAGCTTCATCAGGTATTGACTGGGCCCATAATCAATGCTACAATTAGTTTACCTCAGCCACTAGCTGCAACTCTTCTTCAGCAACATATTAATTCTGCTCTAGCAGCGCAACAAAATGAGTTTGATGGTGGAGGGGGAGGCAGGAGTGGTGCAGCCCCATTTTCCCTTGATGGTGCACTGGATTCTTCAGATGATGAAGGCTCAAATGGAGGTGAGGGCTCAGATGATGCAGCaggggatgatgatgatgatgaggaatCCGGAGAAGAGCCAGcagaggaggaggaggaggagcgGGATGAGGATGGTGGTGCTGAAGAGGAGCCCCTCAACTCGGGCGACGATGTGTCTGATGAAGAGCCAGGCGACATGTTTGATACAGATAATGTTGTTGTATGTCAGTATGACAAAATTACTCGCAGCCGCAACAAGTGGAAGTTTTACTTAAAAGACGGGATTATGAATTTAGCTGGTAAAGATTATGTCTTTCAAAAAGCCAACGGAGACGCGGAGTGGTGA